GCATTTCCTGTTTGTCCTCGGCGCTGATGGCTTGCTTGAGGTAGCCGCTGATGTGTTGCAGCACGTTGGTGTGGGTGCCACGGGTGGCGCATTGGGTCAGCGCGGTCATCAGTTCGCCGAAGTAGCCGGTAGCCAGTGCGTCAAGGTCGACGTCTTTGCGCATGCTGCCCAGCAGGTTGCCGAGGCTTTTGTAATGCACCGGGCTGTGGGCCATCAGCAAGTATTTGTAGCGCGAGTGAAATTCCAGCAAGCGGTGGCGGGTCAGGCCCTCGGCAAGCAATTGCTGCCAGGTGGCGTAGACGAACACCCGGGTCAGGAAGTTTTCCCGCAGCACTGGGTCATTCAGCCGACCGTCTTCTTCCACCGGGAGATTGGGATGGCGCGCGCAAAAGGCCTGGGCATAGATGCCGCGACCGCCGCCGTCGATGGGCATGCCGTTGTCCTGATAAACCTTGACCCGCTCCAGGCCACAGGACGGGGATTTCTGCATGAAGATATAGCCGCAGAGGTCGGTGTGTTCCGCGGCCATTTGTTGGCCGTAATCGTCCAGTGGCTGGGTTACGTTGAGTTCGCGGTGCACGGTGCCCACGGCCTGGGGTTTGAGCGGGTCGCCCACCAGGCGAATCGGCTCGCGAGGGATGCCCAGGCCGATGGCTACTTCCGGGCACAGCGGCACGAAGTCGAAATAATCGGCCAGGGTCTGGCTACACAGCTGGGATTGTTTATGCCCGCCGTTGAAGCGCACGTTCTCGCCCAACAGGCAGGCGCTGATGGCGATTTTCGGTTTGCCGGTGGCGGGCAGGGTGCTGGACATGGCCAAACCTCGATGAAATTCCTGTACAGAGTTAAATTTCTGTACAACTTAAACTCATCATAGGTTTGAAGCTGTACAAGTCAAATAATTTGTACAGGTATTTGCGTGATGGCTATTGCCAGCCAATTTTCCAGTCTTCGGCGTTTTGCAGGGTTTGCCAGGCCAGGCGCTGCACGCGGCGGGTCATCACGGCCTCCAGTTCGATTTCCTGCACATCGCCCTCATCATCGCGCAGCAACTGGGTCACCAGGAAATGTTTTTCCTTGTGCTGCGGGCGGGTTGCTGTCCACTTCGACAGCAGCAATTTGGCCGGGTTGATGCGGTTCATTGCAGGTGCTCGATTAACCGCCGCGCCGCTTCCTGCCCGCTGAGCCAGGCGCCTTCCACACGGCCTGACAGGCACCAGTCACCGCACACGTACAAGCCCAGGTCGGCGTCGGCGAGCACGCCAAATTCATGGCTGGTGGACGGGCGCGCATACAGCCAGCGGTGGGCCAGGGCGAAGGAAGGCGCAGGCATGGCGCTGTGCAGCAGTTCGGCAAAGGCGCCATGCAAGTGTTCGATTACCGCTTCCTTGGTGAGGTCCAGGTGTTGCTTGCTCCAGGTGCTGGTGGCGTGCAGCACCCAGGTGTCGAGGGTGGTGTCGCGCCCCGGTTTACTGCGGTTGCGGGCCAGCCAGTCGAGCGGGCTGTCCTGCACGAAGCAGCCTTCCATGGGCGTATCCAACGGCTTGTCGAAGGCCAGCGCGATGGTCCAGGTAGGGTCCATTTTCACCCCGGCGGCGGCACTCGCCAGCTTGGGCGCGGCGGCCAGCAGGGCGGTGGCTTGCGGGGCCGGGGTGGCGATGATCACGTGGCTGAACGGGCCGTGGCTTTCGCCATCGGCGTCCAGCAGGTTCCAATGCTGTTTGCCCTGGAACACTTCGGTGATGCGGCAACCGAACTGCACCGGCAAGTCATCGAGCAGGGCGCGGGTAATCGCGCTCATGCGCGGCGTACCGACCCAGCGGATCTGTTCATCGGGGGAGGGCGTCAGTTGCCCGGACTTGAAGTTGTACAGCTGTGGCTTCCATTGTTCGGCGCAACCATTGGCTTGCCAGCGTTGCACTTCGATGACGAAGCGTCGGTCGCGCGCAGTAAAGTACTGCGCACCCATGTCCAAGGCGCCGGCATCACTGCGCTTGCTGGACATGCGGCCGCCACTGCCGCGGCTTTTATCGAAAAGTTGTACAACGTGCCCCGCGTCTTTTAACGCTCGGGCGGCGGAGAGACCGGCGATGCCGGTGCCTATGATCGCGATGGGAACAGTCATGGGAGGCCTCGTTTTACCGTTGGGTACAGACTACGCCGACACCAATAGCTGTACAATATTGTTTTTTGGTATAAGTTTTGGCGTACCTGATCGTTTGGCGTGACCTATGGTTAAACCTGAAGGTTTAACCAGCGTTGCGCCCGATTAAAACATCCCTGTTTATAAAATAGACTAAGGGTGGTCGGCGAACGTTACACGAGGAACAACTCATGCACATTTTGCTGACCGGCGGTACCGGTTTGATCGGCCGCCAACTCTGCCAACACTGGCTTGCCCAAGGCCATCGCCTTACGGTCTGGAGTCGCCATCCCGAACGAGTAGCCAAACTGTGCGGTGCTCGAGTGCGTGGGGTCGCCCGGCTGCAAGACATAAGCGAGGCAGTGGACGCCGTGGTCAACCTGGCTGGCGCGCCGATTGCCGACCGGCCATGGACCCATAAACGCAAGGTGCTGCTGTGGAGCAGCCGGATTGGTCTGACCGAAACGTTATTGGCCTGGCTTGAGGGCCTTGAGCAAAAACCGCAGGTGTTGATCTCCGGCTCTGCGGTCGGTTGGTATGGCGACGGCGGCGAGCGTGAGCTGACCGAAGACAGCGGCCCGGTGCAGGACGATTTCCCCAGCCAACTGTGTATTGCCTGGGAAGAAAGCGCCCAGCGCGCCGAGGCGTTTGGCCTGCGTGTCGTACTGGTGCGCACCGGCCTGGTGCTGGCGGCAGAGGGCGGCTTTTTGTCGCGGCTGCTGTTGCCGTTCAAATTGGCGCTGGGCGGGCCTATCGGCAATGGTCGGCAGTGGATGCCGTGGGTCCATATAAAGGATCAAATCGCCCTGATTGATTTTCTTCTGCACAGGAGCGATGCCCGCGGTCCTTATAATGCCTGCGCGCCACACCCGGTGCGCAACCTTGAGTTCGCCAAGACATTGGGCAAGGTGCTGCACCGCCCGGCGTTCATGCCCATGCCGGCGTTTGCCTTGCGCATCGGCCTGGGTGAGCTGTCGGGCTTGTTGCTGGGCGGCCAGCGGGCGTTGCCGCAGCGGCTGCTGGCGGCCGGTTTCACTTTCCAGTTCACTGAGTTGCACGCGGCCCTGGACGACTTGTCCAGCCGCCTCTAGAGATAGGATGTTGCATGACGGATCACGCGTTGTTACTGGTCAACCTGGGTTCTCCGGCGTCTACGTCGGTGGCGGATGTGCGCAGCTACCTCAATCAATTCCTGATGGACCCTTACGTCATCGACCTGCCGTGGCCGGTGCGGCGCTTGCTGGTGTCGCTGATCCTGATCAAGCGCCCCGAGCAATCGGCCCATGCCTACGCCTCGATCTGGTGGGACGAAGGCTCGCCGCTGGTCGTCCTTAGCCGCCGCCTGCAACAACAGATGACCGCGCAATGGACCCACGGCCCGGTGGAGTTGGCGATGCGTTATGGCGAGCCGTCGATTGAAACAGTGCTGGTGCGATTGGCCGGCCAGGGCATCAAGAAAGTAACCCTGGCGCCCTTGTACCCGCAGTTTGCCGACAGCACCGTGACCACGGTGATTGAAGAGGCCCACCGTGTGGTGCGGGACAAAAAGCTGGCAATCGAGTTTTCGATTCTGCAGCCGTTCTATGATCAGCCGGAATACCTCGACGCGTTGGCCAACAGTGCCAAGGCTTACGTGGAACAGGATTTTGATCACCTGTTGCTTAGTTTTCACGGGCTGCCGGAACGTCACCTGAAAAAGCTCGACCCTACCGGGCAACACTGTTTCAAGGACGCCAACTGTTGCCAGAATGCCTCTGCCGAGGTGCTTGCCACCTGCTATCGCGCCCAGTGCTTCAGCGTTGCGCGGGACTTTGCCGAGCGCCTGGGCTTGCCGGACGGCAAGTGGTCGGTGGCGTTCCAGTCGCGGCTCGGCCGGGCCAAGTGGATCGAACCCTACACCGAGGCACGCCTTGAAGCATTGGCTCAACAAGGGGTGAAGAAGTTGCTGGTGATGTGCCCGGCGTTCGTGGCGGACTGCATCGAGACACTGGAGGAGATTGGCGATCGTGGGCTGGAGCAGTTCCGCGAAGCGGGGGGCGAGGAGTTGGTGTTGGTGCCTTGCTTGAATGATGACCCGCAGTGGGCGGTGGCGCTCAATACCTTGTGTGAGAGAGCGCCGGTGGCCTTGTAGGAGCAAGCTTGCTCGCGATGGTCGTTAACGATGACGCTGGCATCCTCAATCAACGCGGCACCCTCCAGGTTTTTCGCGAGCACGCTCGCTCCTGCAGGGACCGCGTTCAGCCCTGGCTTTTATTCTTCTTCTTTGACCGGCGCCGGCGGCGGACGCAGGCCGATTTCTGCCGACAGCTTGATCTCCTTGCCGTTGCGCATCACCTGGATCGCCACCTTGTCGGTTGGCTTGATCCGCGCTACCTGGTTCATCGACTTGCGGCCATCACCGGCCGGTTCGCCGTCGATGCTGAGGATCACATCCCCCAATTGCAGGCCGGCTTTCTGCGCCGGGCCGTCGCGGAAGATCCCGGCGACCACGATGCCCGGGCGCCCGGTCAGGCCAAACGACTCGGCCAGTTCCTTGGTCAGTGGTTGCACTTCAATCCCCAGCCAGCCACGAATTACCTGGCCATGCTCAATGATCGACTTCATCACTTCCGTGGCGAGTTTTACCGGGATGGCAAAGCCAATGCCCTGGGAGCCGCCCGACTTGGAGAAAATCGCGGTGTTGATGCCGGTCAGGTTGCCGTTGGCATCGACCAGTGCGCCGCCAGAGTTGCCGGGGTTGATCGCGGCGTCGGTCTGGATAAAGTCCTCGTAGCTGTTAAGGCCCAACTGGTTGCGCCCGGTGGCGCTGATGATGCCCATGGTCACGGTCTGGCCGACCCCGAACGGGTTGCCGATGGCCAGCGCCACGTCACCTACGCGCAAGCCTTCGGAGCGCCCGATGGTGATCGAGGGCAGGCCTTTCAAATCGATCTTGAGTACCGCGAGGTCGGTTTCCGGGTCGCTGCCGACCACCCGCGCCAGGGTTTCGCGGCCATCACGCAGGGCCACGACGATTTGGTCGGCGCCGGTGGTCACGTGGTTGTTGGTGAGGATGTAGCCTTCGGGGCTCATGATCACACCGGAGCCGAGGCTGGATTCCATGCGCCGCTGCTTGGGCGAGTTGTCGCCGAAATAGCGACGAAATTGTGGGTCTTCAAACAGTGGATGCGCCGGTTTGTTGATGACTTTGGTGGTGTACAGGTTGACCACGGCGGGGGCGGCGATCACCACCGCGTCGGCGTAAGTCACCGGGCCTTGTACCACCGCGCTGGTTTGCGGTGCCTGTTGCAGGTTGACATCGAGGGTCGGCAGGCCGACCAGTTGTGGATAACGCTGAATAATCAGCATCGCGATCAGCACGCCAGCCAACAATGGCCATCCAAAAAAACGCAGTGCCTTGAGCATTAAGAAAATCCTGACGGGTTGCAGGGGGCGGGAGAGCGCCCATAATGTCGCGCATTATACGAGGCCGTGAGCGCCTCTGAACGGGATATTTAGGAGTCTTTTATGGCTGTCGCCCTGAGCACCTTAGTCGAGGAAGCGGACCGCTACCTTAATAGTGCAAAAATCGCCGATTACTGCCCCAACGGCCTGCAAGTCGAGGGCCGCCCGCAAGTGCTGCGCATCGTCAGCGGCGTGACGGCGAGCCAGGCATTGCTGGACGCGGCGGTCGAAGCCCAGGCCGACCTGGTGCTGGTGCACCACGGTTATTTCTGGAAAGGCGAAAGCCCGTGCATCACCGGCATGAAGCAGCGCCGCCTGAAAACCCTGCTCAAGCACGACATCAGTCTGCTGGCCTACCACTTGCCCCTGGATGTGCACCCGGAAGTCGGCAACAACGTGCAACTGGCCCGGCAACTGGACATCACCGTCGAAGGCCCACTGGACCCCGACAACCTCAAGGTCGTGGGCCTGGTGGGATCCTTGGCCGAGCCCATGTTGCCCCGCGACTTCGCGCGCCGTGTGCAGGAGGCCATGGGCCGCGAGCCGCTGCTGATCGAAGGCAGCGAGATGATCCGCCGCGTCGGCTGGTGCACCGGCGGTGGCCAGGGTTACATCGACCAGGCGGTGCTTGCCGGGGTTGACCTGTACCTGAGCGGCGAAGCCTCGGAGCAGACCTTCCACAGCGCCCGGGAAAACGACATCAGCTTTATCGCGGCCGGGCATCACGCCACTGAGCGCTACGGTGTGCAGGCGCTGGGTGATTACCTGGCAAGGCGTTTTGCCCTGGAGCACCTGTTCATCGATTGCCCAAACCCCATATAAGAGCACCGACCTCCGTAGCAGCTGTCGAGCGCCAG
This genomic window from Pseudomonas sp. Bout1 contains:
- a CDS encoding Nif3-like dinuclear metal center hexameric protein is translated as MAVALSTLVEEADRYLNSAKIADYCPNGLQVEGRPQVLRIVSGVTASQALLDAAVEAQADLVLVHHGYFWKGESPCITGMKQRRLKTLLKHDISLLAYHLPLDVHPEVGNNVQLARQLDITVEGPLDPDNLKVVGLVGSLAEPMLPRDFARRVQEAMGREPLLIEGSEMIRRVGWCTGGGQGYIDQAVLAGVDLYLSGEASEQTFHSARENDISFIAAGHHATERYGVQALGDYLARRFALEHLFIDCPNPI
- a CDS encoding NAD(P)/FAD-dependent oxidoreductase, which encodes MTVPIAIIGTGIAGLSAARALKDAGHVVQLFDKSRGSGGRMSSKRSDAGALDMGAQYFTARDRRFVIEVQRWQANGCAEQWKPQLYNFKSGQLTPSPDEQIRWVGTPRMSAITRALLDDLPVQFGCRITEVFQGKQHWNLLDADGESHGPFSHVIIATPAPQATALLAAAPKLASAAAGVKMDPTWTIALAFDKPLDTPMEGCFVQDSPLDWLARNRSKPGRDTTLDTWVLHATSTWSKQHLDLTKEAVIEHLHGAFAELLHSAMPAPSFALAHRWLYARPSTSHEFGVLADADLGLYVCGDWCLSGRVEGAWLSGQEAARRLIEHLQ
- a CDS encoding TIGR01777 family oxidoreductase, coding for MHILLTGGTGLIGRQLCQHWLAQGHRLTVWSRHPERVAKLCGARVRGVARLQDISEAVDAVVNLAGAPIADRPWTHKRKVLLWSSRIGLTETLLAWLEGLEQKPQVLISGSAVGWYGDGGERELTEDSGPVQDDFPSQLCIAWEESAQRAEAFGLRVVLVRTGLVLAAEGGFLSRLLLPFKLALGGPIGNGRQWMPWVHIKDQIALIDFLLHRSDARGPYNACAPHPVRNLEFAKTLGKVLHRPAFMPMPAFALRIGLGELSGLLLGGQRALPQRLLAAGFTFQFTELHAALDDLSSRL
- a CDS encoding DUF523 and DUF1722 domain-containing protein; amino-acid sequence: MSSTLPATGKPKIAISACLLGENVRFNGGHKQSQLCSQTLADYFDFVPLCPEVAIGLGIPREPIRLVGDPLKPQAVGTVHRELNVTQPLDDYGQQMAAEHTDLCGYIFMQKSPSCGLERVKVYQDNGMPIDGGGRGIYAQAFCARHPNLPVEEDGRLNDPVLRENFLTRVFVYATWQQLLAEGLTRHRLLEFHSRYKYLLMAHSPVHYKSLGNLLGSMRKDVDLDALATGYFGELMTALTQCATRGTHTNVLQHISGYLKQAISAEDKQEMQAIIGQYRQGIVPLVVPLTLLKHHFRQHPDRYIAQQAYLQPHPENLSLRNAI
- the hemH gene encoding ferrochelatase; the protein is MTDHALLLVNLGSPASTSVADVRSYLNQFLMDPYVIDLPWPVRRLLVSLILIKRPEQSAHAYASIWWDEGSPLVVLSRRLQQQMTAQWTHGPVELAMRYGEPSIETVLVRLAGQGIKKVTLAPLYPQFADSTVTTVIEEAHRVVRDKKLAIEFSILQPFYDQPEYLDALANSAKAYVEQDFDHLLLSFHGLPERHLKKLDPTGQHCFKDANCCQNASAEVLATCYRAQCFSVARDFAERLGLPDGKWSVAFQSRLGRAKWIEPYTEARLEALAQQGVKKLLVMCPAFVADCIETLEEIGDRGLEQFREAGGEELVLVPCLNDDPQWAVALNTLCERAPVAL
- the algW gene encoding Do family serine endopeptidase AlgW, with product MLKALRFFGWPLLAGVLIAMLIIQRYPQLVGLPTLDVNLQQAPQTSAVVQGPVTYADAVVIAAPAVVNLYTTKVINKPAHPLFEDPQFRRYFGDNSPKQRRMESSLGSGVIMSPEGYILTNNHVTTGADQIVVALRDGRETLARVVGSDPETDLAVLKIDLKGLPSITIGRSEGLRVGDVALAIGNPFGVGQTVTMGIISATGRNQLGLNSYEDFIQTDAAINPGNSGGALVDANGNLTGINTAIFSKSGGSQGIGFAIPVKLATEVMKSIIEHGQVIRGWLGIEVQPLTKELAESFGLTGRPGIVVAGIFRDGPAQKAGLQLGDVILSIDGEPAGDGRKSMNQVARIKPTDKVAIQVMRNGKEIKLSAEIGLRPPPAPVKEEE
- a CDS encoding TIGR02450 family Trp-rich protein gives rise to the protein MNRINPAKLLLSKWTATRPQHKEKHFLVTQLLRDDEGDVQEIELEAVMTRRVQRLAWQTLQNAEDWKIGWQ